The Xenopus tropicalis strain Nigerian chromosome 2, UCB_Xtro_10.0, whole genome shotgun sequence genome window below encodes:
- the trim39l.3 gene encoding E3 ubiquitin-protein ligase TRIM11-like, which produces MAAAGLREELSCSICLILYTDPVTLPCGHNFCRGCIGAAWDSQGGSGAYSCPECREEYPERPALPRNRTLGNIAARLLTIAPEPGESGTLCTYCVHSPVPAAKSCLHCEASLCDTHLLGHSQSEKHILTAPTRSFGERKCPRHDELLTYYCPQDSACVCAHCCQIGGHRGHRVELLSEASEKKKETLRKVLENLSPEREETEGQIQRLQERRREGAEAAAAETERVIALCRGIREELEALEKRLLSDISRQKEELSLPLTELIQQLEIKRDELSRKIRHIEGLRNMAAPLTVLQEQESLAFCGAEGAGTGGRKREDIKVPAVQDLDVVRLSEIMIQSLEGQVSEIKRGYCPRENPFLLLDGNSVHRDLEITENSKKAQYSVGREGSYQTSESFRDHPQVLSTRSFPSGRHYWDVDCSESGNCRVGVAYPSIERGGNKSHIGNNNKSWVLSHRNYICRSRYECSASVVHSGEETSLSCPPNRSQPIRQIRVFLDYEAGRLSFYDLSEPIRHLHTFTAKFTEPLHAAFWVREGSVTINQ; this is translated from the coding sequence ATGgcggctgcaggtctgagagaggagctgagctgctccatctgcctgatcCTTTATACCGACCCAGTCACCCTGCCCTGTGGGCAcaacttctgccggggctgcattggggcAGCATGGGACTCCCAGGGGGGCTCtggggcttattcctgccctgaatgcagagagGAGTATCCGGAGCGCCCCGCCCTGCCCAGGAACAGAACTCTGGGTAACATAGCAGCGCGACTCCTCACTATTGCCCCCGAGCCGGGGGAGAGCGGGACCCTCTGCACTTACTGTGTCCATTCCCCTGTACCTGCCGCTAAATCCTGTCTGCATTGTGAGGCCtctctgtgtgatacccacctgcTGGGGCACAGCCAGTCAGAGAAGCACATCCTAACTGCCCCCACCCGCTCTTTTGGGGAGAGGAAATGCCCCCGACATGATGAACTCCTGACTTACTACTGCCCCCAGGACTCGGCCTGTGtctgtgcccactgctgtcagattggggggcaccggggccacagggtggagctgctgagtgaggcctctgagaagaagaaggagacactgaggaaagttctggagaatctgagcccagagagagaggagactgaggggcaaatccagaggctgcaggagcgcaggagggAAGGGGCAGAAGCGGCAGCcgctgagacagagagagtcattGCCCTGTgtaggggcatcagggaagagctggaagccctagagaagcgactcctgagtgacatctccaggcagaaagaggagctctcactcccactcactgagctgatccaacagctggaaataaagagggacgagctgtccaggaagatccggcacattgaggGGCTgcgcaacatggcagctccactcactgtcctacaggaacaggAATCCCTTGCCTtctgtggggctgagggggcaggtaCTGGGGGCAGAAAGAGAGAGGATATAAAAGTCCCGGCTGTACAGGATCTGGATGTGGTTCGGCTCTCAGAGATAATGATCCAGAGCTTAGAGGGGCAAGTGAGTGAGATAAAGAGAGGCTACTGCCCCCGGGAGAACCCATTCCTGCTGCTGGATGGGAACTCTGTGCATAGAGATCTAGAAATTACAGAGAACAGTAAGAAAGCTCAGTACTCGGTGGGTAGGGAGGGCAGTTATCAGACGTCAGAAAGCTTTAGGGATCACCCCCAGGTACtaagcaccaggagtttcccctcggggcgacattactgggatgTAGATTGTAGTGAATCAGGGAACTGCCGGGTGGgcgtggcctatcccagtatagagagggggggTAATAAGTCCCatattgggaataataacaagtcctgggtgCTGAGTCACAGGAATTACATTTGTCGGAGCAGATATGAATGTTCAGCTTCTGTGGTACATAGTGGAGAAGAAACCAGTTTATCTTGCCCCCCCAACAGATCTCAGCCAATCAGGCAAATCCGAGTGTTCCTGGACTATGAGGCCGGTCGCCTGTCCTTCTATGatctgagtgagccaatcaggcacttacacaccttcaccgCCAAATTCACGGAGCCCCtccatgctgcattctgggtaaggGAGGGCAGTGTGACCATTAATCAATAA